gtctctgttgctttttttgccaGTAAAGcaagcagagacacaaacacatctgatgAAATCCACAGAGGAGGGTTTGGCGCGCAACTCCGTCCAACTGCAACATAATTATTTGgaataaaaaagttaaaagtgtGATGTTTAATTCCTTGAGGGTTTCatcagaaaacataaaacaagaaCTCAAACATGGAGTTGGTCACTTGATAGTGAATGCCCACCAATTAGTAACATTTTCTCTCACAAAATATCCAGCTCATTAGGTTGGTGGATCAAAGAAATCAGAGGCTTGATGTTGTAGATTAACTTCATGAGGAAGGCAGGGATTCATTCTGCATTCAAAGTTAGGAGGAGTATGAAGAGTTGCAAGTCAACTCCTCAGAATATTATTTTGGTTTTCCTATTTATTCGATTTTTTTGATGTGATCATTTCAAGCTCAAAATGTGCAAGCATGGCATCTGAAACACTTAAATAACAAGAGTTCTTCATTTGTGGCTTCTTTGGCTTGTTTCTTTGgaaaacactgtaaacaaaacacaggtttacatttacatatatttacaaTGCTACACTGCATTCGGCCCTATAGGCCTACATACTATCAGGAAAGTTTAAAACAAATTCACAGGCAATAGATTTGTGACTATTTCATGTTCCTCCTAGGATAGCTTTTATTTAggtatttatttgtctgtctgggAACTAACTCCATCATAAGAAATATTACAGCTTGTAAACTAATGTAGACctatgtattattattattattattattatatgggGACTGACAAAATACACATAAAGAAACATGATGACCTCCTAGAAGCTCTGGTTTGTCTCGATCAGCTTTCACTCTGCCAAATAAACTACCTTGGCATCAGTACATCGGAAACCCATTATTCTCTCCGGTATACACAGTGATTTAATGGCACCTTACCAACGTTTTACAACTTTTATCTCCGGCCTCTTCATTATTTTGTCGACTgctctcactgtctgtgtgtgcgtgtgtgtgtgtgtgtgtgtgtgtgtgagagagagagagagagagagagagagagaggtggtaGGCGGGTTTTCCGCCAGCAGGGTTTGGTTGATTCTGTATTGATTTGTTggaggggcagaggaggaggaggagaaagtgaaaggggaggagtggaggagaaacCCCGGCctggtgaggaagagagagatgtgaTTGTGCGTGTTTTGGAGAGGAGAGCACAGAGTGATCGCAATCAAGGCAAAAGTCCGACTGCGGAGGGAGCGCACTCAAATCACGTGGGGCGTGGATCTGTACAGGGGAAAAGTAAAAGTGTCGTCGGAGTGACTTGTGCTCAtactttgttttcctcctctctttgcctTCCCACTCCCTCCGCCCTGCATTCCGcgcagcagctgtgttttaatgcCCCTGCGCACccgaggaggagaggaaggagagaagagtgaggaagaagaggcagaagaagaagaagaagaaggagaagtgAGAAGGCCTGGACACCACCCCTTCTCGCCCTTTGGAGGTCTGTCCACTCTCCCCACCTGGCCCTGCATGGACGGGGATGGGGAGAGCCGGATGCTGTTGCCACGGGGCTGAGCGCCTCGCCTCCCCGTCTCTGGTGCGCCGCTTCcggccactgctgctgctgatcatCGCTCTCTGCTGCGGTGCTCACTTAGGTAACTAACTACACTTCAACACTGCAACAACTAGTGTGTCTCTCGGTCATAATTGCAACTAATGTGTAATTTTACGAACTCTGTTATCCAATTTCACACGAATTGTTGTGCGCTGCACCAACTACATCCAGAGCAACAACATTTCTCTGGAGTCTGTTACATTTAGCAGCGATCAGAGACACTTTATTAGTTAATAAGCGCTTGCAATCATAGGGTGGCCGATCCTTGTGTTGGGCCCACTGCTGCCTGACAATGGCTCTCTCTCCAGCGGCAGTGCAGCAGTCTGAGCACGGATCgagtttctcctcctctctcctgggCCGTCATTCTCCTGTCTGCCCCTTAATGGCTCatggaggaggggaagagagggtGACTGCCTCTCATCATGTccatatattacatatatactCTGGGCagaattgaaaaaaacaaaaacataatccaTCTAATCGAGTGTCAATCTGATTATGAAAAGTCAGGATAAGGTGCTGTTTTGTAAACCTGATTAAATCTGTAGTGGGATGTCCAAATTAATAAAATGCTTCATAAAAAATTGTATCAAAGCAATTGAAGTTCCACAAGGTAGACTCTTGAAAAGATAGGCATCGTAATGCTTTTCTCAACAGTTGTGTTTGTCTTCTAATGAGCACCAAAAGCAGAAACTCACACATCTCAATATGAGCGAAACGAAGgactgaaaggaaaacaaagaatgaaacaaaagaagagtGTGTCCACTGAAAGGTTAAAGGTGTTTGTAAGGATTATTAACACAAATGCATAATATCACTCCTTTTCTGTGGCTTCACAGAGGTCAAACCTCAGATTTACCACACCGCTTGTTGGTTCTCAATTCGTTTGGATAAGTTTGGTCAAGGAacagatgcatttttttattctatgcAAAAAGAAATATAACGTCTCTCCAGAAACTAGTTTTTTTTGGGGgccaggtctgtgtgtgttgctgtgtgcgCAGGGGGTCGGCTGTTGTGGCGGCTGTCTGTTGAGCAGTCACACCTCCAGTAATTAGTTTAACACGGCTCAGGCAGCGGGACAAAACCGCCTCTGCACACAGCCTGGTGGGAAGAGGGAGACCCACTTCACATTAAAGACCCTCCTGGCACCTTCTGCTGCATGTGCGTCACCTGGAAAGAATGTGTATTATTTAGTCTGTTTAGCCAAACAGAAGAGTTTAATGTGTTATAACTTGTACATATTTCATTGTCGCTGCAGCCGTCAGCTCCATATGTGTCTGTTTAGACGGGGGGGCAGGAATGTGGGAATTGTTGACTATTGTTCGCACTCCTgagtgtctgagagagagagagtgcacaCTGTAGTGAGCTCCTGTTAAGCCTCACATCTCTAAGCTTGGAGGGGTGTTTGTGCGATTTGagctcagtgtgtgagagagtgcaCACAACAAGGTGATCGATAAGCACTTCTCAGGCCATTCCCTCGGTTGAGAGATGATCCCAGTAGATCCTTTTCTGATCTCCGGAGATCAGAGAAGTTGGAGGctgtcagagagggagacaaagaatCGCTAAAACCCAGCCTGAGAGATTCAGCTGGTGGATCTTTTGACCTCTGTCTGATGGTGGAGACGGTGCCTCAGGATGCAGGAAAGAGAGATGACCAGGGGGTGAGGAGGCTCAGCCGGGGAATTCGAATGAGAACTGAATCAGAGCAGTGCTGATGAAGCAGGGAGATGATATGAGCCGGGGAAAGAAATCTGACAACAGATGAGGCTTGAGAGTAAAGAAGAAATGAGACCTGTGAGATGATAAAGGCAGCTGGGAGAGGGGGGTGGAGTGAAAAAGAGAGTTTAATATTGTGGTACGACATGGAAGGAGTGATGTGGGCATTTCTGGCTGTTTCATTGTGTCTATATTGGATACTTACCCCAGGGCATGAAGCAAACCAGGCTCTGGATGTGTTAAACAGCCCTCGTGCTGCAGTTCCTCACATGAGCAGTTCTTTATTCTCTTCTTAGTAATATTTTCAAGTCAATTCAGTATTCATGACCCCAACTAGACTTACCACAAATTGCTTATTTATATGCATAGATTGAATTCTCTTTTGAAAGTACTGCTATGCATGCTCAGAAAGGGCGCTGTTGAGGACAGCTGCACAAAAGGGAGATCATGGGAAGCCTTGAAGAGCAAAAGTATGAAAATTGTGCTTTCATATTGATTCAGAATATTATTAATCAGCATCTGAAAATCCTTGATGTATTCACAAGTGCAGGGTCAGCTATAGAGCAGCGCAGTGGGAGCTGTTGTGTTATCAGAGAGCTTTTGACCTTTATGTGAGTCAGTGGTTTGAACCCCAGTCCTTCAGTTACAGGGTCGACTCCCTTCTCGCTACGTCACCCTGCTGGGAAAATGTCAGTGAATGAGTGCTTTTGTGCGTTTTTAGAGCAGCTCATGATTCTGATACCCTTCGAAGGAGAATAGACCCACCCTGATTAGATTTGGAGTGGTATTTAGGTACTGCGGGGCAGataggagggagagaaggaggctgCTGGTGCACCAGTCAGAGACACAATGCGTTCTCAGTCCTCAGACTGTCTGTACAGTGGCGGTTGGCATGGAaggcagcctgtgtgtgtgcgtgtgtgtgtgtgcatgcgttgGTGTCAGTATTTAACAGGCAGGAGAGAGATTCTGAAGCATGGTGTGAGTGGGGGTCTGTACCTGCACCCTGATTTTTGGAACCCAGAGCACTACTGCCCCCAAATGGTGGCACCTGACTCCTTCATGCCcccaaatcaaataaatgtacaaagAATGGAGCCGGAATGTGCCGCTTGCTTGTGTGCGGTTGTTAAGTGATGGTGTGACATTAAGGGAATCTGTTGATTTCAGTGGAAACCATGCACTTTCTGGTCCTGCTTGGCTATTAGGAGATCATACCACCATCTGAAGATCACTGACGTGTGTGCTTAACAGAAGCACAACCAGCATTCTTTCTAAGATagctatttgtgtgtgtgtgtgcagctgcccATACACTGCAGAGCCTCTCTCCGGCCTAATCTAATAGGAGCACGCTGTGACTGATGCATTAGGTCTGCTCTCTAATCTCTCACTCTCGCTctaactccctctctctctgatgatCTATGATATAAAAGGCTGGTTTGACCCTTGTTACATTCAGAAATGTAGCAATAGATAAAACATCAGGGACAATTTTGGACCAAGACATTTGTTCCTAATGGGTATACGGGGACAGAATGATAAGTCTTTTGGATGCATTTCATCTGGTGCTCATAGTTATGGCTGTAAACAAAcgacaaaaaataaaacttgttaGATTTGATAAATGTAAATTTCttattgtgtatattttttgCTAAAGCTACACAGGATCACGAATACAACACCCTCAAAAATGACCACACACCTTATattgtctcgctctctctgtctataATACTGAACATGTTATGTGCACCCTTGCAGCATTATCTCACTTCTTGTGGGAAAACATTCTTTATCTTTTCTTTCTGGCTGCTCTTTGGTTTATTACACTTCAGGTTTATTGCACTCACAGAGCGGCGCTGCTGATTGATCAAGACTTTCAACCAGCGGCCGCTTCTTTTCTCAATTTTATGAGGTAGAATTGTAACAGTCCAGTAGCATTCGTGTTTAACTTCAAAGCTGGCGACACACCTTAGTTGTCATGTGCGGGAACTTTCCATTTCTAGTGACAGTAAAAACCCAGCTCTCAATATAGTACATACCTTCATTATCAGACGTTTTTGCTAGTCACCTATCACTTTTCCTGTAGTAATATCACTTTGCTACCAACGTagctacatctctctctctgtcccctccaGGTCAGTGCCAGGTGGCCACCCCTCAGTGCCGTATCCAGAAGTGTACCACCGACTTCGTCTCCCTGACATCCCACCTGACGTCGGCCGTGGATGGCTTTCACACTGAATTTTGCAAGGCTTTACGTGCCTACTCGGCCTGCACCCAGAGGACGGCCAAGTCCTGCCGGGGAAACCTGGTCTTCCACTCGGCTGTGCTGGGCATCTCCGACCTCATGAGCCAGAGGAATTGCTCCAGAGACGGGCCCACTTCCTCCACACACCCCGAGGTCCAACACGAGCCCTGCAACTACCACAGTCGCACCCAGCACGCCCACACGCACtcccacatgcatgcacacacacattcccacgCTCACGGCCACGGCCACTCCCGGCCGGCGTACCTGTTCTGTGGGCTGTTTGGGGACCCCCACCTGAGGACATTTAAGGACAGCTTCCAGACTTGTAAGGTGGAGGGGGCGTGGCCTCTCATTGATAATGACTATCTGTCAGTGCAGGTCACTAATGTTCCCGTGGTGCCCGGCTCCAGTGCCACAGCAACCAATAAGGTGAGATGAGAACTGCTATAAAgtgggaagcagagagaaatgggcTTTTTGGGGTCTAATTTGCTGTTATTAAGGCTGAAAGAGTTTCCTAAGTGAGAGCAGCTGGTGTAATctagtttatttctgtgtgtgtgtgcacgcgcacacacatgtgtgtgtgtttgtgtgagaaagGTTTTCTATAATGACTCTGTGCCTCCGAGTAACAAATCTTATTAATGTGAGCTGCTCgactcttctctctctttctgagtCACAAGTGTGAGACAAACAGCCTGATGTTGTGACTTATCTCTTGTGACTGAAGCAGTGTTGGAAACTCGGTTAACGGCTACATATAGCCTGACTTCTAATAACATGGAATGAGATGTGTGAAAGGACCCACTGTttacttatgtgtgtgtgttttcaagtgtttgtgtgtgcgtgtctcatAAGTGGCACTTCTTATATACTCGGCTTAAAGCACTATGTGTGTTAAAGGTCCTTAATGACACCCACCCTTaatgacaaaaaagacacacacacatgctcacaaatacacacacacacacacacacaccaccaaatGGATGACGACCCACACAAGGTGATCTTTGTGGTGTTAAAGAAGCTATGTTGATGTTTCCCCCGATGATCTGCCCTCTCTAGCTTAGTCGAtagctttaattattaaaacacatacacacccatgCATACACTTAGCCATGCACACCCtggtagaaacacacacacattaagaaaATAGTAGGGCTGCTACACCGTGGAGCTGAAGGTTTGACCTTGTGTCAGAGGTGGGGCAAGTTATTAGTCACGATTATTAGGGagacacactcactcacacacacacacacacacacacacacacacattaacagccCTCCAGGCTTAATGGCCTGCCAGGCCCCATTCCTCATGGCTGTCATGTGAACAAAGCAGCCATTCACCGGAACTATGATGCTAGTGCTAACCGTAATACTGACACCACACCCTGTGCCCACTGCTGCCTCCACTCAGCACTGGagccctgtgtgtttttatgtgtgtgtgcgtttgtcagcatgtttgcatAGCTGTGTCAAATTACAACTTGTTAAAAAGTCATTTAGTTATTTCGCAAATGTGTGATGAGAGTCAATAACCTGCGTAATGGGTCAGtgttaatatttgtgtgtgtgtgtgtgtgtgtgtgtgtgtgtgtgcaaccatttataattttcatcatcaattaatcaggTTACTCAAATTAAGTGAAAGTAAAGTTATAAAagtagttgctgattaatttctgTCGATCAAACAGATTTTAGTGTAGATTTGAATCAAATCTAATCTTATTTGCCAATTTTGCCAAttaatttgttgattattttctcaactaACTGATTACTCGTCAGTTTCCCAGAACCCAAAGTGAAGtcttcaaattgtttgttttgttcgaATATCTATCGAAAGAAGAAAATTAATGAGATTCACGACActatatgacaaagaaaagcctGACACTTGGAAAGCTGAAAATAGCTACAGATTATTATCAActaactaattgattaatctacTAATCGGTTGTCCTGTATCCAAGGAATGAATTTGTAACAGTAGATCAGTAACTCGTATTTTCCAATTGTCTTTCATTTAACACACTTTAAACTCTCTACCACTACCTGATGCTCCCTCTCTACAGATCACCATCATCTTCAAGCCCTTCGAGGGTTGTACAGACCAGCGGGTCTACCAGGCGTTCACAGACAACCTCCCTGCTGCCTTTGACGATGGAACCGTGAGCAGCGGAGACCCCGTCCACAATTCTGCTGTAGCAGAGGGTGCAACTGGGAAGGTCCGTGCTCTGTGGATCTCTGAGCGCAGCCCGGGGCGCCACGTGGAGCTGCACGCTGGCTACATTGGCGTAACTGTAATCGTTCGGCAGCTGGGCCGCTACCTGACCCTGGCAGTGCGAATCCCGGAGGAGCTGGCTCAGGCCTACGATGCCACccaggacctgcagctctgtctgaaCGGCTGCCCCAGCGGAGAACGCATCGACCAGGCCGGGCATCTTCCCCTgcccctctcccctcctgcaCTCGGCttgcagcttcagcagctgcGTCGGCCCAGCTACTCCTCACAGACACAAGCATCGCCCTACGGTGCCATACAGGTTTTCAGCGTGGAGGGGGCGAAGGAACGCTGCCgggagcagctggaggtgcAGGACATTTACTTCCACTCCTGCGTGTTTGATCTACTGACCACTGGGGATGCTAACTTCACAGTGGCGGCGTACAGCGCCTTGAAGGACATGGAGAGTCTCCACCCGCACCGGGAGAGATGGAGGATTTACCCCCGCGGCTCTGCCACCTCCACTTTACACTCTGATTCTCAACCTACCCAACGGCtcgctctgctcctgctgtgtgCGCTGAGCGTGGTGCTGATGTAAGAACGGGAGTGGAGTTTGTGTGggcttgtgtatgtgtgtgtgcactagaATGAGAGTTTGTTGCTGAGCACTGATACTGAGCACTGATTCCTCTGTCACgtagagaggagacagcaggctGGACGCTTACTGGGAACTAGTGTTTTTGTAGAGGAGGTGGCAGAGCTCCCAGTGGGCACAGGAGATACTGGCAACACTAACTGCCTCTTACCTGGCAGAATCAGCACTCTGGGGAATAACGCAGGAAGTTTGATGACGGCTTTCGTAATCTGTCTTCATCTTTGGATTGGACAGTAGACAATGACACAAACGTACCTGTGTGGGGGGAATTGAGTGTGTGGATATACACTCTGAACTGTAAATAGCTTGTCTTCAGTGCACAGTGTAATGGCGtagagtttgtttttttgtgtcatttgatgtgatttttctttaataCCTCAGACAGAGGACGTTTGTTTTAACAGAAGCactttatttagattttttttgttaacaaaTCCACATCAgtgtttcttcctctcacttACTGTCCTCCACCAAAATCTCCAATGGATCAAGTTTCGGAGACCATCtatgatttgatttttgatcctttcaaagtaaaactgttAAATCCAACGAGCTGCCATTTTTGTTAAAATGCATCTTTCTTCCAGTAGCTGATTTGACTCAGCCATTTTAAGTCAGTCAATGTGAGTTGTTCTCTTTTGAATGTATTATGAATATTGTCGCAGCAAATGCCATCAGTTTTTCCTCAGTCCTGATTTTCAAatatgtgcaagtgtgtgtgaaagtgtgtgtctggctgcctcagtgtttttgttttgttttttttttgtttaccagTAGGTGACATGCTTGgatgtgttttaatttcctcTGAGAATCAGAGGCAGGAAGATGACGATACCGGCTCATGTGTGTTGCTCACGGTTTTTCTTCGTTGTGTTAATTTGAGCCAAAGACTGATAATGTATGGTTTTCATGTACAAAGGAAATCATCACTCACCGCCAACCagcactcctctcctcctcacactctCTCCCTTGTTTTTTGCTACTGTCGACTGTTTTCCTATTACTGCCAGAAGTGAAGAGCTGCTCCTTACTGGAATACGTGTAAGATACTGGAGTGTagacaaaacaatgcaaatcaCTGAGAAAACTTCACCACAGTGTCTGCTGAGACATATGCTTCAACAGTGAGTTGTGGGAAATGTATGCCATTTGATACGTGACAGAAATGCCAACCCTTAAGACTATGAGCCTTTTTAACCCATACCATTCTGTATAATTATGTCCCATTTGGTTGGCCATGTAAACTTAATCTCAGTTTTTGGCATTGTGATCTCTCCCATCATGTGTGAGTGTCAGTTTGGTAAAGAGTGACTGGTCAGTGTTGAAATACTTAACTTATTTATGAACGTAGTGTCCTGTAGAGGAAGTTAAAGCTCCATATTCTTGCTGTTggataataatttaaaaaatgtcagctgtgattGTATTGCCACCTAGTGGTACTCTGTTGCTATGTCAGTGTGTTACTCAAGgcgctcaaaaaaaaaaaaaacgaggaaaaaaactgtgtgcttttatttaaacGCTCtcctttattgttttatttaaaaaacaataaacaataaaatggtcCAAGCATACTTCCTGTTTATTAATGTCACATTCACAGGAATATAACAAAACAGGATACTAAACATGCTTTTTAAATGTCCAAAAATTTCCCATTTCAACCCGATTTTTGCCCCACATTTCAGTGAATtcagaaaaaatacacacagatccgctcacaaatacacacaaacatatgtaGCAGTAGCCTATGTGCGCTAACCCATCTGTCTGAGGTTGGGTTCCGATCAGATACCAGGTTTGGCCTCACAGACACAATCCGTTTTCAACCGTCACAGTAGGCAACACCTGGGATGTCAGTGACAAAGAGGCTGAAAGAGGCGTGACAAAAGATTTGTAGCATTTGAGACCTGCTACTCCTGTGATCCTGACAGTGGAAAATTTCCCATTTAATCCGTGAGATTCCCAATCCAAAACTCAGTGTAAAACCATTATCATAAAACCATCTTCAACAGTGGTCTTCTTCCAGTGCTGAAATCCTCAATGTGCAGACTTCAGACAAGAAAGAGTTTCCCTTTCTGGGTTAGTTTTCTTTTCAAGGTCACATGGTGCATCAGAAGCCCTCCATTTCCAACCATCTGAAAGAACAAACGCATTAAGATCTTTGAAAAAACTGCATCTCGTATtagataaaacacattttcacccTGTTCAACAACACTATGCAGGTGAGTGAAAACCTAGTTATTTTTTGACGGATGGCACTTCATTCTAAATAAAACACGCATCCACTTACCACTTAATAACAACGTAAGTGGTCATCAAAGTGTTAAACACAATGATCTTCATGAGAAGCAGCCTCATAACCATGACAACCACTGTGTTCGTCCACACACCAACATCTGGAGATCAAACAGTACATCATAAGGAACAACATCTTAATATGAatcacagatttttaaaaatcatttgcaaacaattCAAATTTACCGCTTGTCTCCTTGTATTCATCACAGATCTTGCCTTGATGATCTGAAattataaaaatgcattaaaagagTCAAATAAAAGGTAAGTTTCTTTGTCCAGAAACCAGATTGTAGATTCTGGTATGCTCACTCATGATCAGTGACAGGTCTACCTGATGAGGTGGTGTGGTGTCTCCTGAGGACTTTTTGGTGTCGTCTGTGACTCACAGAGCAACTGTAAGATGGCCAATCACCAGTCCCCACTGTGATGATCGCCACAGCGCTGTGGCCACGATGCTTCCCGTTTACAGCAATGCTGTATGGCGAGCTGGACACGTGGCCTTCAGACAGTGACTTCCAGCTGACCTCAAGGCGCCCTCTCCTGAAGTCACTCACCATACAGACCAGCAGGGTCCAGCCCAGCCTTTCCCCTGACAGGTGGACTGGAGGGGCCAGAGATGCCAGCACATCACCCTCTACCCCACCTTCAAGATGATGGAGAACAACATGAAGATGACTACATTTTACCAAAGAGAGAAGATATTCATTTTGGATGGAGAGAGCTCTTGGTCTGTGGCTATCCAACAGAACAACATGAACTAGTTCAAAGACAATAGTTCAATGTGGTGTAAATATGAGTAATTTTAAATTAATGCTGTTTCGATTTAAAGGACAGAATTTCAAA
The DNA window shown above is from Chelmon rostratus isolate fCheRos1 chromosome 5, fCheRos1.pri, whole genome shotgun sequence and carries:
- the rgmb gene encoding RGM domain family member B, producing the protein MGRAGCCCHGAERLASPSLVRRFRPLLLLIIALCCGAHLGQCQVATPQCRIQKCTTDFVSLTSHLTSAVDGFHTEFCKALRAYSACTQRTAKSCRGNLVFHSAVLGISDLMSQRNCSRDGPTSSTHPEVQHEPCNYHSRTQHAHTHSHMHAHTHSHAHGHGHSRPAYLFCGLFGDPHLRTFKDSFQTCKVEGAWPLIDNDYLSVQVTNVPVVPGSSATATNKITIIFKPFEGCTDQRVYQAFTDNLPAAFDDGTVSSGDPVHNSAVAEGATGKVRALWISERSPGRHVELHAGYIGVTVIVRQLGRYLTLAVRIPEELAQAYDATQDLQLCLNGCPSGERIDQAGHLPLPLSPPALGLQLQQLRRPSYSSQTQASPYGAIQVFSVEGAKERCREQLEVQDIYFHSCVFDLLTTGDANFTVAAYSALKDMESLHPHRERWRIYPRGSATSTLHSDSQPTQRLALLLLCALSVVLM